CCTAAGCTCCCGTTTATTTGCTTCCAGATCTTTGAATATCAGGATGTGAACAACACGGCCAACTTCTCCGGGACAGACGAGAAGTATTTCTACCCCCCGTACAACTTGTCCGAATTCCTTTGGGAAAACGCCAACGCCACCGTAAACGCCACGTCCCTCAGCGCCAACCTGACCGGCTCCAATGCCACCGACCCCTCCGGCAGCTTTCACAATGGCAGCGTCTCATTCAGCGTGAGCGAATTGGTGCTTATTCTGGGAATTTGCCTTGTGTAGGGGCTTATTTGCTgctagtgtccctttaagaggcCCTTATAATGCATGTCATACTGCTCTGGGTCTCTTGAAGGGTTaattcacctttacgttaaatttgagtatattataaaatagcctattcttagcagcttttcaattggtcttcattgttccAGTTTCTGAATGATTTGTCTTCCTcgtctgattctttccagctctCCAGTGGAGACGATCGACCCCCGCTATTCATATTGCACTCTGTTATTCACGCCACTCTCTGGTTGCTAAGATACATTTCACCCTAGTGACCgaatagctgctgaaatgccaaaactggaaagctgctgaaccaaAAGCTTTAATCATTCAAATGCcataaaaaaggaagaccaatggCAGATTGCCTCATAATATCACTGTGCccttcataataaaagttatagtagaactacccctttaaacagacGTTACTGATTAAACAGCACgtgaaaggggtagttcaccttaaagttaactctcagtatgttatagaatggcaaattctactcaacttttcagttggtctttattttttattgtttttgaatgatttgccttcttattcggacttgttccagctttcaaatgggggtcactgaccccatctaaaaacaaatgctctgtaaggctacacatgtattgttattgctactttttattcctcctctttctcttcaggcctctcctattcatatcccagtctcttattcataaaaatgcatggttgctaggggaatttgcaccctagaaaccagatgaaattacaaactggagagctgctgaataaaaagctaaataagtcaaaaaccacaaataataaaaaatgaaaaccaattgcaaattgtctcagaatatccctctctacatcatacagttcatttaaaggtgaacaacccctttaaagggaaactaaataagaaaaaaaaatgcctaattGATCTGGGTGCTCTTTTGACCTTTTTTGCAAATTatggtcatttttttaaatattattttttttatagttctctGCTGCTGATATCatttgggatgcactgaatccaggattcggttcggggtttggccttttttttttagcaggattcggattctgacaaatccttctgccctgctgaACTAgatctgcaaattagggatgggaaggaaatttttttccccttccaacccttaatttgcatatgcaaattcggatttggttcggtattcaactgcaacacaggggagcgcaggaatactGCCCATGTGTAAGAGACCTAAAGGTGGCACAAGGGCAAGAGAGTTTAAGACTTGgtgatactgtccctttaagaaaccgAGAAAGTGCTCCGCCTCCCCAAATACTGACTTCTATCTGCTTTTATCTAGATCTCTGCATACAACACGTCAGGACGAGACTCCTCCCCCCCACGCCTGCGTCATACGGCCAACTGCACCAAGCTGGAGTTCCTGGTGTCGGGGGTCAGGCCTCGGGGCAATAACTCCCGCTTTGCCCTAGAGATGGTGACTATTGAGAAAGAGGGGCGCAGGAAAATGAAGTCTGTACTCTCTATAGATGATGAGTACACCCCAACTATATTCGAGGTAAAGCTGCCACCTTGCCTGTGagcatgcagggagttgtagttgtaccTGGTGAGCTCTTGCTGGCTTTTATACTCTGCTGTCTCTTTGTTCCCTAATCATTGAGGGAATGGGCAGGAATTATATGCGCCCCCTACTGGCAGCTAGAATGGAAGGAACCTGTGGTTTTCATTAAAGGGTACTTGTCACTCAAATCATATTAAACTTTTAGTGATAGGTGGTGGTGTGGccctttaaagcagtgattcACCTCCATGTTAACTTTTGGtatttagaatggccaattctaagaaactttttaattgaccttcattatttattttttatagtttatgaattattccccttcttctcctgactctttctagttttcaaaaggggggtcaccgaccctctctaaaaacaaatcctctctaaagccacacaattattgttactttttatcactcctctttctgttccgaccctcccttattcatattccatattctcattcaaatcggtgcatggttgctagggagatTTGAACCCGAGCAACCAGAGGCCGAGAGcggctgagtaaaaagctaaataagtcaaaaaccacaaataataaaaaatgaaatccaattgcaaatggtctcagaatatccctctctacatcatacgaagggttaatttaaaggtgaacaaccccttaagaaATATCTGTGTTTTGGGTTATTTTGTGCAGTGATCGGGGGGGGAAGCAGAAATGCACAAGAGCAGTTGTAGAAGGAGGAGAAGGGAGTTGCAGTTGTcatttaacggggttgttcaccttccaacgcattttcagttcagttggtttcagatagatcaccagaaataaagactttttccagttttttttctattttctatgtaggatcgtttttctaatattgaagtgtaaagtctaatttttcacctttttaaagCCGCTTTAGGatgaggggtcgccgaccctttaactgttctaaatcgattagggatgcactgaatccactatttccttcacgagagattcggccgaataccgaaccgattctgaatcctaatttgcatatgcaaattattgatacatttagttgatacatttcctatcTTCGTCCctgcagctgttacaattgatacaatagttgctgctgagaaatataaatgttgcaaaatggtaACAGTTAAGAGTCTGTGAATCACTGAGCTGTCACTCAAACACCAACATTCGACTTTacacttcgattttggaaaaatggtaaaaaaaaaaaaaagaaaaatggaaagtgattgaaaaaagtctttatatctggggaacaatctgaaaacaactgaactgaaaaggtttttggaaggggaacaaaccctttaatgaaactccctCTCTATgatgaactcctccttatctgtaaacctgagacAAAGGCTGCTGTTAGGGGCAAGTAGTAGGTAAAACATGATCTCCTAATATAGGGATTGGCATGAAAGGAAAAGGCAGGTTATATTAGTGTTTGCTGCCCCATGGGTAGGGTTGACACCGTTTTATAATATTTTCACCGGCCAAtggtgggggcaggaacaaaaggggcgggacgtgacgtcaaagggggtggAGAAGACTTGAAGCACCGGTTtatgttgaaaaataaaaagcctttattaagcacTTGTGGCCACGATCTGGGTACAGAGACGTTTCAGGCCCGATGGCcttttctcaagcttgagaaacATAAACGGGTGCTTCAAGTCTTCTGTAACATACGAATGGATGGGGCCCTTTAATTGCACCCGCACTGGGATCTCTTTGAATGGAAAGGTGAATACGGAGCTGATCAAGTTCATAAGTCAAAGGGGGTGGAGTCATAGCACGCGATGTGCAGAAGGCGGCGAAAAATGAACGTTTTGATCAGATTTGGGGCGGGGCAAGGGCCttttttagggtaggactaaacGGACGGCACAATACGACGCGCTGTAACAAAtcgcatgcaatggaaataaggtaagagatagaaatgtcggatgaagtcgcagcgttgatccgacgcagaCGCAGCATCAAcactgtgacttcatccgacatttctatctcttactttACTTCTGTTGCATCTGATTTGTCGCATGcgttgttgcagcgcgtcggatcgtgccgaaaacgtccTTGTAAAAAAGGCCCTTGTCCCGCCCTGATCAAAACGTACATTTTTCACCACCTTCTGTGCATcgcgtgtagtcctgcccttagcgGTATTACAAACTTATCAGCAGATACATTGCCAgtgaatttgtaataccagccgcGGCCTTGGCAAATGTTTTACAGTCGGGAAAATACCGACCGGGTGGCAATTTTGAagaatgaatttgcccctttttcTGACAGATGATGCAGTTAGTGGCAGTTGCACCCAACTCCAGTCACGCCCGTGGCTTTCTCCAGTGGAAGTCAGTGGCCTATGGATCTCCCAGTGGCTCCCGAGCGGATCTTCTCCCGTGCCAGCTGTACCCGCTGCAGCCATTAAACGCCACTTTCACTGCCACCAGTATTGCCCACGCCTACTTCGGAGATGACTTGGCAGACGCATACAACCTGGAGGCCTTTAATATCTCATTCGGGATAGCGGATGGCGACTTTTATGACAAACACGAGTTTCTGAGCTGGTGAGTTGCCCCCTGTGCGGCCATGTTGGTGGGGCAGCCTTTATCCACCCCTGTGGGCTGATTTAGCAGGGTCTGTTTTCTaagcatctgattggctgctactagggttgccaccttttccggaaaaaaataccggccttcctatctatttatctttattccctattaataacattgggatcactgaccttcctatatat
This Xenopus laevis strain J_2021 chromosome 8S, Xenopus_laevis_v10.1, whole genome shotgun sequence DNA region includes the following protein-coding sequences:
- the glmp.S gene encoding glycosylated lysosomal membrane protein B, with amino-acid sequence MSCTRGWRLILLGLLCVGLLGTRGQDESRKVSVQYNPGSSDTSVNVVHVRAVGDGNTIHYVWSTLGTPTVLLIYTHSETSQLQVNWTKLLSPAPQGALRVEPEESVSYATALLFTRIFEYQDVNNTANFSGTDEKYFYPPYNLSEFLWENANATVNATSLSANLTGSNATDPSGSFHNGSVSFSISAYNTSGRDSSPPRLRHTANCTKLEFLVSGVRPRGNNSRFALEMVTIEKEGRRKMKSVLSIDDEYTPTIFEMMQLVAVAPNSSHARGFLQWKSVAYGSPSGSRADLLPCQLYPLQPLNATFTATSIAHAYFGDDLADAYNLEAFNISFGIADGDFYDKHEFLSWSALIGYGDPPRDSFSILVICIMAVALGTPLLLLIIGTVLVTAVRHKVYPNYQPIN